In a single window of the Streptomyces sp. NBC_00353 genome:
- a CDS encoding C40 family peptidase, producing MASHRRPKQPSRTRVTVLTATAAAAVALTSQAAHADPKPTKSEVKAKVDKLYHEAEEATEQHSLAKEKQEKLQKQIGALQDKVARGQQELNNLRSGLGSLAAAQYRSGGIDPSVQLFLASDPDSFLEQASALDQLTANQTESLEKIQEKQRSLAQQRKEAQDKLSDLADVRKTLGEKKKQQQAKLAEAREVLNTLTVAERNKMREDDLRASRAAGDRVDLGNEVPASALGAAALQAADTRVGKPYVRSATGPGSFDCSGLTQWAYAQAGAQITRTTYTQINQGTRIARSQLKPGDLVFFNNTTHVGLYAGNNTVLHAPYPGAYVRYESMNTIGSFQAAVRI from the coding sequence GTGGCGTCCCACCGTCGTCCCAAGCAGCCGAGCCGTACCCGCGTGACCGTGCTCACCGCGACCGCCGCTGCGGCCGTTGCCCTGACCTCCCAGGCCGCCCATGCCGACCCCAAGCCGACCAAGAGCGAGGTCAAGGCGAAGGTCGACAAGCTCTACCACGAGGCGGAGGAGGCCACCGAGCAGCACAGCCTGGCCAAGGAGAAGCAGGAGAAGCTCCAGAAGCAGATCGGCGCGCTCCAGGACAAGGTGGCCCGCGGTCAGCAGGAGCTCAACAACCTCCGCAGCGGCCTCGGTTCCCTCGCCGCCGCGCAGTACCGCTCCGGAGGCATCGACCCCTCCGTGCAGCTCTTCCTTGCCTCAGACCCGGACAGCTTCCTTGAACAGGCCTCCGCGCTCGACCAGTTGACGGCCAATCAGACCGAGTCGCTGGAGAAGATCCAGGAGAAGCAGCGGTCCCTCGCGCAGCAGCGCAAGGAGGCCCAGGACAAGCTGAGCGACCTCGCGGACGTCCGCAAGACGCTCGGCGAGAAGAAGAAGCAGCAGCAGGCGAAGCTCGCCGAGGCCCGCGAGGTGCTCAATACTCTCACCGTCGCCGAGCGCAACAAGATGCGCGAGGACGACCTGCGTGCCAGCCGCGCCGCCGGTGACCGGGTCGACCTCGGCAACGAGGTCCCCGCCTCCGCCCTCGGCGCCGCCGCCCTCCAGGCCGCCGACACCCGGGTGGGTAAGCCGTATGTCCGCTCCGCCACGGGTCCCGGCTCCTTCGACTGCTCGGGCCTGACCCAGTGGGCCTACGCCCAGGCCGGCGCCCAGATCACCCGCACCACGTACACCCAGATCAACCAGGGCACCCGGATCGCGCGCAGCCAGCTGAAGCCGGGCGACCTGGTCTTCTTCAACAACACCACGCACGTGGGCCTCTACGCAGGCAACAACACCGTGCTGCACGCCCCGTACCCGGGCGCCTACGTCCGCTACGAGTCGATGAACACCATCGGCAGCTTCCAGGCCGCGGTGCGCATCTGA
- a CDS encoding N,N-dimethylformamidase beta subunit family domain-containing protein — translation MERAGRQDAEALGRLERRHFLAVAVAGAMAAGCRSSGPKGPHTETASPGSTRFTGDGERTRAGNPDWRIRGEGTPEAVQGYTDRSSVLPGEEFGLYVSTTASSFRVSAFRVGWYGGQQARLVWRSPRIAGSVQARRRLLEVTRTVRADWNRTLGVRTDGWPEGAYLLRLEADNGHQRYVPLIVRSASGAGRTVLMHAVSTWQAYNAWGGYSLYHGEDGAYGTRSLAVSFDRPYDRSGAEKFMVYERAVVVLAERLGIPLAYTTGVDVHREPGVLHGAHAVLSLGHDEYWSQQQRDHVTRARDSGTNVAFLGANACFRRIRLERGPTGDARTVVCYKTDYRADPYLTDHPTMPTNDFRRQPGADPESSLTGVLYEGYPVDAPYVVHADNHWLFEGTGVRRGDSFDHLVGVEYDRVTPGTPTPAPLEVIAHSPVFCKGAPSHADSAYYTVPSGAGVFASGTMRWVEALMAGTQDNGHNHGMDARTGLFVTRTTENLIRAFAEGPCGRNRPKPQENASTLYPSPTP, via the coding sequence ATGGAGCGGGCCGGAAGGCAGGATGCCGAGGCGCTCGGTCGTCTGGAGCGCAGGCATTTTCTCGCCGTTGCTGTGGCTGGTGCGATGGCGGCCGGCTGCCGCTCCTCCGGCCCCAAGGGGCCCCACACCGAGACCGCCTCGCCCGGCTCCACCCGGTTCACCGGGGACGGTGAGCGAACGCGGGCAGGAAACCCCGACTGGCGTATCCGTGGGGAGGGAACGCCCGAGGCCGTCCAGGGGTACACCGACAGATCCAGCGTGCTGCCGGGCGAGGAGTTCGGTCTGTACGTGTCCACGACCGCTTCCAGCTTCCGGGTCTCGGCCTTCCGGGTCGGCTGGTACGGGGGACAGCAGGCGCGCCTGGTGTGGCGTTCGCCCCGTATCGCCGGATCGGTTCAGGCCCGGCGCCGCCTGCTGGAGGTCACTCGTACCGTACGGGCCGACTGGAACCGCACGCTCGGCGTACGCACCGACGGCTGGCCGGAGGGGGCGTACCTGCTTCGACTGGAAGCGGACAACGGGCACCAGCGCTACGTGCCGTTGATCGTCCGTTCGGCGTCCGGCGCGGGCAGGACCGTCCTGATGCACGCGGTGTCGACCTGGCAGGCATACAACGCATGGGGCGGGTACAGCCTCTATCACGGCGAGGACGGTGCGTACGGGACACGGTCGCTCGCGGTCAGCTTCGACCGGCCATACGATCGCAGCGGCGCCGAGAAGTTCATGGTCTACGAGAGGGCGGTAGTGGTGCTCGCGGAGCGGCTGGGAATTCCGCTCGCCTACACCACGGGGGTGGACGTCCACCGCGAACCCGGCGTGCTTCACGGCGCGCACGCGGTGCTCTCCCTCGGGCACGACGAGTACTGGAGCCAACAGCAACGGGACCACGTGACCCGGGCTCGTGACTCCGGTACCAATGTGGCCTTCCTCGGTGCCAATGCCTGCTTCCGCCGGATCAGGCTGGAGCGGGGACCCACCGGCGACGCACGCACAGTGGTCTGTTACAAAACCGACTACCGGGCGGACCCGTACCTGACCGACCATCCGACCATGCCGACCAATGACTTCCGACGGCAGCCCGGAGCCGACCCCGAATCCTCCCTGACCGGCGTCCTCTACGAGGGCTATCCGGTCGACGCTCCGTATGTGGTCCACGCCGACAATCACTGGCTCTTCGAAGGGACCGGGGTCAGACGCGGAGACTCCTTCGACCATCTGGTCGGGGTGGAGTACGACCGGGTCACCCCGGGGACGCCCACCCCGGCGCCGCTCGAGGTCATTGCGCACTCCCCAGTCTTCTGCAAGGGCGCGCCAAGCCATGCCGACTCCGCGTACTACACCGTCCCGAGCGGAGCGGGCGTCTTCGCATCCGGGACGATGCGATGGGTCGAGGCCCTCATGGCCGGAACTCAGGACAACGGCCACAACCATGGCATGGACGCACGCACCGGACTGTTCGTCACCCGCACCACGGAGAACCTGATCCGCGCGTTCGCGGAGGGCCCGTGCGGCAGGAACCGGCCGAAACCCCAGGAGAATGCGAGCACCCTTTACCCATCGCCGACACCCTGA